A genomic window from Silene latifolia isolate original U9 population chromosome Y, ASM4854445v1, whole genome shotgun sequence includes:
- the LOC141628445 gene encoding protein FAR1-RELATED SEQUENCE 5-like: protein MSSSSSFKEERESDFTNNEGYGEKNADSCFKPQLGQIFAKLEDAISFYNVYEKHVVLTLGSPLKKKMRMVPSFINLLSVIVKGLEMDVYVVTQFREWHNHRLCSLTNQEFQRKKRHLHLFHKKAIIDHSKVNLGPTSAYRYSKEHADGYENVGAQLIDFKNFGRDIKCFIGDKDAQLFIDNFENLRQTNPGFYFAYEVDSFKCLVRVLTTTKDLVTFVFALLFHEDDDSFKWVFKKFLDAMGQREPQCIITDQYPGIKKAVPKVFKKAKHRYCMWHIMQKVSDKIGITISKETDFVSRLNSVVWDSDLEPAEFERKWSDLIAEHNLQANSWLSYMYKKRRRWIPAYYRDIPMGCFLRTTQRSESQNSFFKRFENIHGTLVEFWMRFQSAMDQQRHTQKQHDRDSDYTLPQLATSLHLEAHASKVYTHAIFKDFQQEATASMCSLSVGGFTPPVDGTEVIVVTDARMQKSYQVVFNSTSTHAECSCKLFNRKGIICRHIIWVFSGKQVRTLPDKYILMRWTKNAQKIPLYGSHGELLDDFDATDVRKLKMCKLWSEFYSTISLLRTMPNNQITDLADTLKQFRVKLNPQAQSMTKEQELEMLLGCSSSTEVRILPPRQEKNKGSGKRMISTKQQCIAKAEKPKRLCKNCKQLANHDKRNCPHPFVPDIENQGSSDDD from the exons atgtcgtcgtcgtcgtcgttcAAAGAGGAGAGAGAGAGTGATTTTACTAATAATGAGGGATATGGAGAGAAAA ATGCTGATAGTTGT TTTAAACCTCAACTTGGTCAGATTTTTGCAAAATTGGAAGACGCTATCAGTTTTTATAATGTCTATGAGAAGCATGTCGTTTTGACCCTAGGAAGTcctctcaaaaaaaaaatgcGGATGGTGCCATCTTTTATAAACTTGTTGTCTGTAATCGTGAAGGGTTTAGAGATG GATGTTTATGTTGTAACTCAGTTTCGTGAATGGCATAATCATCGTCTTTGTTCGCTCACAAATCAAGAATTTCAAAGAAAAAAGAGACACCTTCATCTTTTTCATAAGAAGGCAATTATTGATCATTCAAAAGTTAATTTAGGTCCTACATCGGCATATAGATATTCTAAGGAACATGCAGATGGTTATGAGAATGTTGGTGCTCAATTGATTGATTTTAAGAACTTTGGAAGGGATATCAAATGTTTCATAGGAGATAAAGATGCTCAATTGTTTATCGATAATTTCGAGAACCTCCGTCAAACCAATCCAGGGTTCTACTTTGCTTATGAAGTAGATTCTTTCAAATGTTTGGTTCGTGTTTTG ACCACCACAAAAGATCTCGTGACTTTTGTCTTTGCATTGTTGTTTCATGAGGATGACGATTCATTTAAGTGGGTTTTCAAGAAGTTCTTAGACGCTATGGGTCAGCGAGAGCCGCAATGTATAATCACTGACCAATATCCAGGAATAAAGAAGGCTGTACCCAAAGTTTTCAAGAAGGCTAAGCatagatattgcatgtggcatattatGCAAAAGGTCTCTGACAAGATTGGAATTACAATATCCAAGGAGACTGATTTTGTGAGTCGTTTGAATTCTGTTGTATGGGACTCTGACTTGGAACCTGCAGAATTTGAACGGAAGTGGTCTGACTTAATTGCTGAACATAACTTGCAAGCAAATTCATGGTTGTCATACATGTATAAAAAAAGAAGGCGATGGATCCCGGCTTATTATCGTGATATTCCTATGGGATGTTTTCTCCGAACAACTCAACGATCGGAGAGCCAGAATAGCTTTTTCAAGCGTTTTGAAAATATACATGGTACacttgttgagttttggatgcgttttcaAAGCGCCATGGATCAACAACGCCATACTCAAAAGCAACATGATCGAGACAGTGATTATACTTTACCCCAATTAGCTACGTCTCTACACTTGGAAGCTCATGCGTCCAAGGTTTATACCCATGCTATTTTCAAAGATTTTCAACAAGAGGCTACTGCCTCCATGTGTTCTCTTAGTGTTGGTGGCTTCACACCACCTGTCGACGGTACAGAGGTCATTGTTGTTACTGACGCTAGAATGCAGAAGAGTTATCAAGTAGTGTTCAATTCTACAAGCACTCATGCAGAATGTTCTTGTAAGTTGTTTAATAGGAAGGGTATTATTTGTAGACACATTATTTGGGTTTTCTCTGGGAAACAAGTTAGGACTTTGCCTGATAAGTACATACTTATGCGCTGGACAAAGAATGCACAAAAGATCCCTCTATATGGTTCACATGGTGAGTTACTTGACGACTTTGATGCCACTGATGTAAGGAAGCTGAAGATGTGCAAATTATGGTCAGAGTTCTACTCAACTATCAGTTTGCTGAGAACGATGCCTAACAATCAGATCACTGATCTTGCCGACACATTGAAGCAATTTCGGGTCAAACTCAATCCACAAGCACAGTCAATGACAAAAGAGCAGGAGTTGGAAATGCTTCTTGGATGTAGTTCCTCAACTGAAGTGAGGATTCTACCACCTCGTCAGGAAAAGAACAAGGGTAGTGGGAAGAGAATGATATCGACAAAGCAACAATGCATTGCCAAAGCAGAGAAGCCAAAAAGGCTTTGCAAAAATTGCAAACAATTGGCTAACCATGATAAGCGTAATTGCCCTCATCCTTTTGTACCTGACATCGAGAATCAG GGGAGTTCAGATGATGATTGA